From the Spodoptera frugiperda isolate SF20-4 chromosome 16, AGI-APGP_CSIRO_Sfru_2.0, whole genome shotgun sequence genome, one window contains:
- the LOC118280700 gene encoding STING ER exit protein, which produces MPKVVSRSIVCSDTKDQEEYNETKPLHIYYCLCGQMSLILDCTIDRLPLRPTDSARVIDGSKHAHKITADPDETVFLKREKGIERQYRLKCKKCSIPIYYKSEQDSNIVFIMDGALVQTAGEGGVTDIYKQVALTQPKKIMVTKHTKNMGKFSSVTVSTIDEEEDEIEAREVADSYANNARIIEKQLERKGMNKRQAETPAQTSEKRVRGTLIEK; this is translated from the coding sequence ATGCCGAAGGTTGTATCAAGAAGCATCGTGTGTTCAGACACGAAAGACCAGGAAGAATACAATGAGACGAAGCCACTACACATCTACTACTGTCTATGTGGACAGATGTCCTTGATCCTGGACTGCACCATCGACCGTTTACCACTCCGGCCTACAGACAGTGCACGCGTAATCGATGGATCAAAACACGCTCACAAAATCACCGCAGATCCTGACGAGACAGTGTTCCTGAAGCGAGAAAAAGGCATAGAACGACAATACAGACTGAAATGCAAGAAGTGTTCAATACCTATATACTATAAGAGTGAGCAGGACAGCAATATAGTGTTCATTATGGATGGAGCGTTGGTACAGACTGCCGGTGAAGGTGGGGTCACTGATATATACAAACAGGTCGCTTTGACGCAGCCTAAGAAGATAATGGTTACGAAACATACTAAGAACATGGGCAAGTTCAGTTCTGTGACCGTTTCTACGATAGATGAGGAAGAGGATGAGATAGAAGCAAGAGAAGTAGCGGACAGCTACGCTAACAATGCTAGAATAATTGAAAAGCAGTTGGAAAGGAAAGGTATGAATAAGAGACAAGCAGAGACTCCTGCACAGACTTCGGAGAAAAGAGTTAGAGGGACTTTGATTGagaaatag